The Lewinellaceae bacterium genome has a segment encoding these proteins:
- a CDS encoding glycosidase: MKNIIQTLILFFFSTSLFAQPDQVSVVNNNEGLKLTVNGNDFMINGMNWDYFPIGTNFSYSLWNQPDDIIRSALDTEMSLLKNMGVNSVRMYTGVPAKWIKYIYEKFGIHTMLNHAFGRYGLTLGGTYVVNTEYSDPRVRELLLAEVTEMVQEYRGTPGLLMYLLGNENNYGLFWEGAETEDIPMEDRKSTMRAYPLYKLFNEAAVAMKALDTSHPVAMCNGDLLFLDIIAEECKDVDIFGTNVYRGVSFGDAFQRVKDELNKPIMYTEFGADAFNTIENAEDQQSQAYYMVNNWKEIYENAAGLGKVGNSIGGFTFQFSDGWWKFGQTKNLEVHDNNASWGNGGYQSDFIEGENNMNEEWFGICAKGPTSVRGLYQLYPRAAYYALKEAHQIDPYANGVKLETIDNHFSNIHLMEAVLKARGDKAALESEQTKKVRVSGLRVDLSTFNTGGDLISTPKEADPDQLKYPNRLGFDHMQSFYVGVEAKPTESVRANVVFNVLGNVAENPIDEIFYENRGRSRFVDTQNGSLQLPSVDRLNIYRADFTWNSKMFDLTGFYRTGHYHWGYEGDFFGLYPEANYGPNIDIYNGNAPFGFEIEGKKSLHGLKVAFGPELWWGANPAVLVKYSRKVASFDLTGIYHEDIAEQAPAVSSFAVPMPLTRRVTLHAQRKFGPIGFEIGGIWGGQPLVNRSFQIVDEEKEEVYQDNITLKDTWGGKMKLTYMGGPVKWYAQGAAMGLVANGGADYTKTFTGWRLKDSGSGNQFNVLTGLSYIIGDFEIAPNFLWQKPVVGPISGDVSAPGRPRNILDDPFAVRSNRETIAGEILFTYDPTPGTWMYEWDNDTAEDAGFAISAGFVYRHLPTIQDAAIGIFADGRSLFAFPGSAPAEDLWEAYARIVSKVSPDFGFIANLYGGNAQANGSDSRLIQRVGGDLRMVYKKVKLTSMVKVDDWGPFDYHRDFNLTYPLQLMADLSTSVGKPGWLNLPSTRMGIRYTWRSLDQYSPRYCPAYTFDAAGNYVCDPTAVGFGNGNEWEFRTYFQINIGM; the protein is encoded by the coding sequence ATGAAAAACATCATTCAAACACTGATTCTTTTCTTTTTTTCCACTTCTTTATTTGCCCAGCCTGATCAAGTATCTGTTGTTAATAACAATGAAGGGCTAAAACTGACAGTCAATGGAAATGATTTTATGATCAATGGGATGAATTGGGATTATTTCCCGATTGGCACCAATTTCTCTTATAGTTTATGGAATCAACCAGATGATATTATCAGGTCAGCGCTTGATACCGAAATGTCTTTGCTAAAAAACATGGGCGTAAATTCCGTTCGAATGTATACCGGAGTGCCTGCAAAGTGGATTAAGTATATCTACGAAAAATTTGGCATCCATACCATGCTCAATCATGCCTTTGGTCGTTATGGACTAACATTGGGAGGTACCTATGTGGTGAATACGGAATATTCCGACCCCCGTGTCCGCGAATTGCTCCTTGCAGAGGTAACGGAAATGGTACAAGAATACCGGGGTACTCCGGGCTTACTCATGTACTTGCTTGGAAATGAAAATAACTACGGTCTTTTCTGGGAGGGGGCTGAAACAGAAGACATTCCAATGGAGGATAGAAAATCCACCATGCGTGCCTATCCTTTGTATAAGTTGTTTAATGAAGCGGCAGTGGCGATGAAAGCGCTTGATACCTCGCATCCTGTTGCGATGTGTAATGGTGATTTACTTTTCCTGGATATTATTGCCGAAGAATGTAAAGATGTAGATATTTTTGGTACCAATGTGTACCGTGGCGTTTCCTTTGGAGATGCCTTCCAAAGAGTCAAAGATGAACTGAATAAACCAATCATGTATACAGAGTTTGGTGCCGATGCGTTTAATACCATTGAAAATGCAGAAGACCAGCAGTCGCAGGCTTATTATATGGTAAATAACTGGAAGGAGATCTATGAGAATGCTGCCGGTTTGGGAAAAGTAGGAAATTCTATTGGGGGGTTCACCTTCCAGTTTAGCGATGGCTGGTGGAAATTTGGCCAAACCAAAAATCTGGAAGTGCATGACAACAATGCTTCATGGGGTAACGGGGGATATCAAAGTGACTTTATTGAAGGAGAAAATAACATGAACGAGGAATGGTTTGGTATATGTGCAAAGGGACCAACAAGTGTTCGTGGGTTATATCAACTTTATCCTCGGGCGGCTTATTATGCTTTAAAGGAAGCTCACCAAATAGATCCATACGCAAATGGCGTTAAGCTTGAAACCATTGATAATCATTTTTCAAATATCCATTTGATGGAGGCTGTGCTCAAAGCCAGAGGAGATAAGGCTGCACTGGAAAGTGAACAAACCAAAAAAGTTCGTGTCAGCGGTTTGAGGGTTGATTTGTCTACCTTTAATACAGGTGGAGATCTGATTTCAACGCCCAAAGAGGCAGATCCTGATCAACTTAAATACCCCAATAGACTCGGTTTTGATCATATGCAGTCCTTTTACGTGGGAGTCGAAGCAAAACCTACCGAAAGTGTTCGGGCGAATGTCGTATTTAACGTTCTTGGAAATGTTGCTGAAAATCCGATTGATGAAATCTTTTACGAAAACCGCGGTCGTTCCCGTTTCGTCGATACTCAAAACGGAAGTCTGCAATTGCCATCAGTAGATCGCCTGAACATCTACAGAGCCGATTTTACCTGGAACAGCAAGATGTTCGACCTGACCGGATTTTACCGTACCGGCCATTATCATTGGGGTTATGAGGGTGATTTTTTTGGATTATATCCGGAAGCGAATTATGGTCCTAATATTGATATTTACAATGGCAATGCACCCTTTGGCTTTGAAATTGAAGGTAAAAAATCGCTGCATGGACTGAAGGTGGCTTTTGGCCCTGAATTGTGGTGGGGAGCCAACCCGGCAGTTTTGGTCAAGTACAGCCGAAAAGTAGCTTCTTTTGATCTTACGGGAATCTACCACGAAGACATTGCTGAGCAGGCACCGGCGGTAAGTTCTTTTGCCGTTCCAATGCCCCTTACACGACGGGTCACCCTTCATGCCCAAAGAAAATTCGGGCCTATTGGATTTGAAATCGGAGGTATTTGGGGTGGTCAGCCGCTGGTGAACAGATCATTCCAGATTGTAGATGAAGAAAAAGAAGAGGTTTACCAGGATAATATTACCTTAAAGGATACCTGGGGTGGAAAAATGAAACTCACCTACATGGGCGGTCCGGTCAAGTGGTATGCCCAGGGTGCAGCGATGGGATTGGTGGCCAACGGAGGCGCTGATTATACCAAAACGTTCACAGGCTGGAGACTTAAAGATAGCGGAAGTGGCAATCAATTTAATGTTTTAACCGGTTTGAGTTACATCATTGGTGATTTTGAAATAGCTCCTAATTTCTTGTGGCAAAAGCCCGTTGTGGGTCCAATCTCCGGAGATGTAAGTGCTCCCGGAAGACCAAGAAACATTCTCGATGATCCATTTGCGGTCAGAAGCAACAGGGAAACGATTGCCGGAGAAATCCTGTTTACCTATGACCCTACGCCGGGAACATGGATGTATGAATGGGATAATGATACAGCGGAAGATGCTGGTTTTGCTATCAGTGCCGGATTCGTTTACCGCCACCTGCCTACCATACAAGATGCCGCTATTGGTATTTTTGCAGACGGCCGGTCGCTTTTTGCTTTTCCCGGATCTGCTCCCGCAGAAGACCTTTGGGAAGCCTATGCACGTATTGTATCCAAGGTAAGTCCTGATTTTGGGTTTATTGCCAACCTCTATGGAGGTAATGCACAAGCCAATGGCAGCGACTCCAGATTAATTCAAAGAGTTGGAGGTGATCTGCGAATGGTCTATAAAAAAGTTAAATTGACTTCCATGGTTAAAGTAGATGACTGGGGACCATTCGATTATCATCGTGATTTCAACCTTACTTACCCGCTACAATTAATGGCAGACTTGTCCACTTCAGTGGGAAAACCAGGGTGGTTAAACCTTCCAAGTACCCGAATGGGGATTCGCTATACCTGGCGATCCCTGGATCAATACTCTCCGCGCTACTGCCCGGCGTACACCTTTGATGCAGCCGGTAATTACGTTTGTGACCCTACGGCTGTAGGATTCGGTAACGGCAATGAATGGGAGTTCAGAACTTATTTTCAAATTAACATTGGTATGTAA